Genomic segment of Paenibacillus sp. FSL R5-0623:
TGATCAACACTGGATTCGTAATGGCGGATTACAAACGATGGCAAGTTATCTGGACCTGGAGCTTACTTTTGATGAGAAACAGATAGATTGGGAAGCTTATGCTGAAGCTAAAAAGTGGATACGTACACACTATGAACACCATCTACGCTTTCTGGAACAGCTTCCGCTGGTGTACGAAATTCCGGGTTATATTTTTGTGCATGCCGGGATCAACCCGGATATCGAGAATTGGAGAAGCCAGTCCGAGCGGGACTTCATCTGGATTCGTGAATCATTCTATTCCAGACCAACGACGATTAGAGAGACGGTCGTATTTGGACACACCCCCGTGAAGCATTTGCATGATGAGACAGGCATTTGGTTTGACCCGAGCGGAGACAAAATTGGCATTGATGGTGGTTGTGCCTACGGAGCGCAATTGAACCTGCTGGAGATTAGAGAAGACGGGAGTCTACAGACCTTTTTTGTACGGCAAGGGCAGAGCGCGGAAGAGCCTGAGATCTAATGTTTTCGTTGCGTGTCAGAGTTTCATATGCTAATTTATAAGGTTGTACGATGGAATAAACAGGATACATATCATATCGACTTGAGGGGTATGACCAAGTTTGGCTATTTTCAAAATGACTTGCCTGAGAATGATTTGCAATTAATTCGCTGTAAAGGGATTGGAATTTAGCCTTATTAGCGCTATAATCAGTAGGGTATGATTGAAATATGACATGTATTATTCTAAATCAGAATTGACGGAGGGCTATGAATATGGAAAAAGCGTTAATCTTCGGTCACAAAAATCCCGACACGGATACGATCTGTTCGGCAATTGCCTATGCGGATCTCAAAACAAAATTGGGTCAGGACGTTGAAGCTGTTCGTCTCGGCGAAGTCAATGGTGAAACCCAGTTTGCACTGGATCAATTCAAAATTGCAGCACCACGTCTGATTAAAACAGCTGCAAATGAAGTAAACAAAGTTATTCTGGTTGACCACAACGAGCGTCAGCAAAGTGTAAGCGATATTGAGGAAGTGACTGTTGTTGAAGTTATCGACCATCACCGTATTGCTAACTTTGAGACAAGCGGACCTCTGTATTTCCGTGCAGAGCCTGTAGGTTGTACCGCAACCATTTTGAATAAAATGTACAAAGAAAATGGCATCGAAGTGAGTGCACCGATTGCTGGCCTGATGCTGTCTGCAATTATCTCCGACTCCCTATTGTTCAAATCCCCGACTTGCACAGAGCAGGACGTAGCCGCTGCACGTGAACTGGCTGCCATTGCTGGTGTAGATGCAGACACATATGGTCTGGACATGCTGAAAGCCGGCGCGGATCTGAGCCAAAAAACAATTGCTGAACTAATCTCCCTGGATGCCAAAGAATTCGTAATGGGTCAATCCAAAGTGGAAATTGCACAGGTTAATGCCGTTGACGTGAATGATGTTCTCGTGAAGCAACCTGAGCTTGAAGCAGCTATTGAAGCGATCATTTCCAGCAAAGGTCTCGATCTGTTTGTATTTGTCGTAACAGACATTCTGAACAACGATTCCGTAGCTCTGGCATATGGTACATCCACTAAAGCAGTGGAGAAAGCCTACAATGTAACGCTGTCTGATAGCAGAGCTATCTTGAAAGGCGTAGTATCACGCAAATCACAAATTGTACCGGTCCTAACGGAAGCATTCAACACGCTGTAACTCAAACCGATTGGCGTATTTCTACGCTGATATGTATTACAAATAGTAGCAACACCATCCTAGCCTGCTCTGATCCGTAAATGGTCAGGACAGGCTTTTGATGTAGAGGAGGAAGAATCATGATCAAAAATGAAAAGATCAAAGCGGCCGAAGTGCAGCTTACGGGTCTAAATGGTGAAGATCTGGGTGTGATGTCCACGCAGGAAGCACTTCTACTTGCGAAGCAGCATAAGGTAGATCTAGTGTGCTTGTCCTTGATGACGAGTCCGCCACCGTGCAAGCTGATTGGAGCTGGAGCGGCCAAAGCTGAAGCGCAGCAGGCGAAGAAAAAAGCGAGTAAATCCCCCGATAAACGTAAAGTAAAGGAAATTCGCTTGAACCTTGCAATGGAGGATCATGACCGGGATACGAAGCAATCTCAAGCGGAGCGAATTCTGAAGAAGGGGGATTCGGTAAAACTCGTCATCCAGGTGCATGGAGCCAAAGAAGGAGTTGCAGGCAAGGAGTGGGCTGAGCAACTGAGTAAATCGTTGGCTGAATTCGGTAGCAAAACGACAGGTGTTCAGGTAAGTGGTAAACAGGTTGTTGTGCAACTGGACCCGATTGCTTAAACTGCCAGGGCGATCCTCGATGTAGCACAAAGGTAAGGCGAATATTGATACCGTAATGATCTTTTGAATGTAAAGAAGCCCAATGAGGTGGCAGGTTAACTGCTGCTGTATTGGGCTTGTTTGTCATCACTTGGATTGAAGTATCGTGCAATTTAATGTAAAAGCCGTTTCTGTTCCAGTAGTTCAGCTGCGTAAATAACGGCTGCCACCAAGTCGTACATATAACTGTCCGGGTAATACAGGCGTAGAACCAGCGGCCATATTATTCTGGTTGTTTTTGGCGAATCGGGATAAATAAAAGAAGTCCGGATAGATCACCATATCCATCAAGTAGGCGGAGACCCGACTACCTGGAACGCGGAACTGATTCAGGGTACGTATAATATCTTCGCCGCGTGCAATACCAATGCCGTGTCCGTAATACCAGTTCTCGCGCAGCATGAACGTATTCTCTCCCTGCCACTCGGGAGTTTCCGGAGAAACATCCGGATTCTTGAAATACAGCACATCTCCTGGCAGGGCGGTTTCGCTACCGTTTTTTTCGGTTAATCGCAGGTCACTGTCATAATGCCAGTCGAAGAGTAACAGATTGCGAAACAGGGAATTAAAGGCGTCTTCGCGAATGCTTCCCAGCACGCCACCATACAGCACAATAACGGTAGCTGTTGCACATTCAAAGGCATATAAGTGTCCATTCCTCCAGATATCCCGGATACCGTCGGCGGGGGTCACGTTTGATCTTAGTTCGAACCCACCTTCCGCATTACGATTCCAGTAGGCAGGATTACATCTGGACTTTTCAAAGGATGCAAAACTCACACCACTTCGATCCAATCCTTCCGCTGCATCTACGAGAGAGCCCCTCAAGTCCCACTCAAAACGAAGATGATCCATGGATTGGTACACATACCTTGTAGGACGATCCTGGAGTTGTTGTAACCAATACCATTCAAAATCAGACCATTCCGAGCGGTTCAGCTGGGCGAGTTGATTAGCAACAATGATCATGATCCATAACCTCCGTTCCTATTCGAATATTCAACATTGTATAATCGGGAGAGCACGGGTATTGTGTAGTATATGTCGATTTATGCAGGAATTTTATCCGATCTCGTTTATCAATCCTTGCATTTGGGGTAGTACTCTATAGATGAAGTTATGTTCAGGTCGATCTATTCATACGGAATACATTCAGATTCTCATAAAGGAGGACATGTAATGTCGAAATCCATTACAGAGAGCCGATCTCTGTTTGAACAATTGTATACGCACGCACCAATCGGCATTGCTGTCGCATCGCATGTAAATGGACGGTGGTTGCAGCTTAATCCTGCATTTTGCGAGATGCTTGCATACAGTGAAGATGAACTGATCGATACGTCGGTCATACATATGATCTACGAAGAAGATCTGCACATGGAGGATTTTCGCAGCAAGTTTTGGGAAATGACCCATGAAACAAGTCCGATGTACGAGACAGAGGTTCGTCTGAAACGAAAGGACGGTTCGTTATTATGGGCAACCATTAGTGCCTGCATTGTTAGGGATGAAACGAATGGTGAGCCCTTGTATTTGCTGGTACAAGCTGCTGATATTACGAAACAAAAAGATGCAGAGGAAATCCTCATTGTGCAACGTAAACAATTGGAAGAGAGCAGTCGCATCTCTCGGCTGTTGGCGGAGTCTTCACTAGACCTGATTGCAATACATGATGCCGATTCTAGTCGTACATTTAAATATGTATCAAATGCATGTAAAAGCATGTTGGGCTATGAGCTGGAAGAAGTTATAGGTAAGCCGGGAACATTTGTTATCTATCCGGAGGATGTCCCTTTGGTTGAAGCGTACGTAGAAGAGCAGAGAAAGGGTCTGGCTCCCAAACGGCTCAATTATCGCCTGCTACATAAGGATGGATCTACGGTATGGGCAGATACGATTACGCACTATGTATATGACGATTCAGGTGAATTGATGGAGATGATCGCCGTAACCCGGGATATCACAGCCAGCCAGCAACAACAGTTAAGCATGCAGGAGTACAGATCGTTATTTGACTGTAATCCCCTTGGTGTGGCTTCTCTTGATCTGGAAGGCAATCTGCTGAAAGCCAATATGGGTCAGGAACAGTTGACGGGACACACCAAAGAGGAGCTGCTGAGTCGACCTTTTGATCACCTCATTGATCCTGTGGATCTGGAGAAGACTCGATATCATTTTGAGGAGACGGTGAAGGGCAATGCACAGAGTTACGAGGTAGGCCTAATTCACAAAAATGGGCAGCGAATTGAAACAAATGTGATTAATGTTCCTATTATCCTTGAGGAGAAAGTTGTCGGGGTCTATGGGATTACCAGTGACATTACAGAGTCCAAACGTTACGTCGAGGAGATCGAGAATCTTAGTTATGAACGGGCATTGATTTTGAATGGCATGTCTGAGGGGGTTATTGGACTGGACTTGGATGGGAATCTGAACTTTGCCAATCCGGCCGCTGCGGAGATCATGAACTTCTGTCCAAGTGAAATGAATGGCAAACCATTAGAGCAGATGATGATCCAAATGCAGAGCGATGGCATCCCATACCCATCCAAGGATACACCTATTCTACAGGCTGTTCGTGAGGGACGAGGTCTGCCGCGTACCGAATCTGTATTCTGGAGACAGGATGGGTCCAGTTTTCTGGCGGAGTTCCAATTGAAGCCGATTATGGATCAGGGTAGAACCCGCGGAGCAGTTCTGGTCTTCCGTGATATGACATCTGTTAAGGACATCATACGTGCCAAGGAAGCAGCAGAGCATGCAGACCGAGCCAAGTCCGAGTTTCTCGCCATCATGAGTCATGAGCTTCGTACGCCATTAAACGGCATCATGGGCATGGCCCATCTGTTAATGGAAACCGAGCTGGATGATGAACAGAAAGGTTTTACGGAAATTATGATTGATAGCGGGGAATCCCTTTTGTACATTTTGAACGAAATTTTGGATTTCAGCAAAATCGAAGCTGGCAAAATGGATCTTGAGCGCGCACCTGTAGATATTAAGGCGATGCTGGGCGGGGTGATCGAGCTGTTTGCACTGAAGGCATCAGAGAAAAATATTGAACTCTATTGTGAAATGTCGGATCACATTCCTGAACGCATTCGAGGGGATGAGACACGAATCCGGCAGATTTTGATTAATCTGGTGGGTAATGCCGTTAAATTCACAGAGCAAGGCCGCATTAAGGTGAGCGTAGGTGCTGATTTCTCAGATGAGCATGGTCAGGATAAACTGATGTTGACCTTTAAGGTGAGAGATACAGGGATCGGCATTCCAATAGAAAAGCAGCATCAATTGTTTCAATCCTTCTCACAGCTTGATCCGGCCATCAATCGCAAGTTTGGCGGGACAGGTCTAGGCCTTGCGATCAGCAAAAAACTGGTTGAGTTAATGGGCGGAGCGATTGGCGTACAGAGTGAGATCGGTGAGGGGGCAGAATTCCAGTTCACCCTCGTAGTGGAGCGGTGGTTAGAGGAAAGTAATGATCCGATCAAAATCACCGCGAATGATGAACTGCAATTGGATCGAGCTAGTCTTGCCCATGACATCAAAATTTTGATTGCTGAGGATCAAACGGTCAACAGTCATCTGTTGGAGGAGATGCTGCGCAAGTTTGGCGGAGTATGTGATATCGTTGAGAATGGTGCACAGGCCGTCGATTCTTTGAACAAGGTTCAATATGACTTGGTGTTTATGGATATTCAAATGCCAGTTATGGATGGGATTGAAGCGACCTGCCACATCAGACAGAGCCACCCAGAAATACCGGTTATTGCAGCGATTACAGCTTTTGCAGGCGCCGGCGACCGTGAGAAGTGTCTGAAATGTGGGATGCAGGACTTTATCAGCAAACCGTTCCATTCCACGGAGATTAGCCGCGTACTGAATACATGGGTTCCATATATTCGTTCTCAAAGGATAACGTAACAGAAAAATAACCTGTGCCTTGAAATTCAAGGTACAGGTTATTCTGTCATTTACGACCAGCCTCCGATTAACCCGGAGAGAGTCACACATTCGTCATCTTCCAAATCTGCAATCAGAGTGAGTTCTTCGTTGTCTTGTGGATCAACGGAGAATAATTCACGGCGTCCGTCCTCATGCACAATAATGACTAACTGATGGCCGCTCTTTGTATCAAACTGGTACTTAACTCCGATACCAGGTAGTGGGCATTCGCGGATATTCATGAAACTTGTCACCTCTTTAGCTTTGCTTAATAAAAAATTAACCGTTCACACAGTACGGATGTATTCTACTATCCATAACACCGTTTGGCAAGTCACAAATAAAATTGGTGTGAAGAATTAATTTTTCCCGCGATGTGACCTTGCACTTTGGTGCTGTCTGGCCCGTCTGCGACGAACAAAAAACCAAATGAGCAGAGCAGCGATTATTAGTAGGCCAATGACTGCAATGATAATGATGTTCCGAATATTGGGAACCTGTACAGTCAGATCCAGTTTATTCATCTGGAGGGGTGAAACGTGCCAAATCAGCGTTTTTCCGCCATCCTCTACCTGATCTGCATTGGAATCAGCTGCCTTGATGGGCAAAGACAACTTAAAGTCAAAGTTAACATCCTTTAACAAGAGGTTCTTAAGAAATCTGGGTACCTTGTTGATCTGATTTTTGATCTCACCATCGGGCATGGACTCCATGAGATCGGCTTCTGCTGTAATATGCATTTTGGAAGTGAAGAAGCCAGGTGAAGTTGATTGTTCAACCTTGATCCCTTGTGGTAACTTGGACGTATTAAAGCTGGTTTTATTGCTTTTTTCATAATGGGTGGTCGCTGTGAGTTGCTTCTGATCTCCCTGTTCCGAAACCTCTGCATGGAAGTTATTTCGATTCAATGCATCTGCGATCAGAGGCATGAGATTTTCTTGCCCGATCTTTCCAAGAGCCGAGTTCTTTACGTTGAGATTGAGATCCAGATCCGTTGATCCATCCATATTCACCGTTAGATGGGCTTCTCCATCCGCACAGGCGGATAAAATAGATAACATAAGGGTTAGTAGAACAGTAAGCATTAGCTGACGTAAGGGAATGCGAGTCGACATGTCTTTCAACCTTTCTACGTAAAATCCAATTCCAATTCATAGAAGTATAGTATACACCGTAAGGTTGGCGGATGAAACTTTGAACAGTGTAGCAAGATGAGAATGATACAGTATGATTGTGGAAATAATTGATTTATTAAAATTAAAGATTTCGTATTTTTGTCAATGTTCGGTCAATTCAAACGGAGCTTCACAGTGTACACTAGTAGTAGTGTGATGAATATACGGAAGCAGGGAGGTTACATTCATGACATATATCATTATTATGGCTGTTATTATGGTCGTAGGCATGGTCGGAATGGGCTGGTTCTATCGGATTATGGACAAAGACCAAAGCTAGTATTCCTTAAAATGTGGAACAGAAGAGACAAGCCTATAAGCTGGCTTCGCTAACGCGAGGCGGGCTTATTTGTGTTGAAAAACTCCTCGATTACGTGACCTTACATTGGCGCGTAATATATATAACCAATGATGTTGCGCAATTTGACCGATGGACAAATATTTTTCGTAAAGATGGGATTTTTTAGCTGCTCTTTTGTATAATAGGGGGTAGTTTAACTCGGGATACTCCCGAAATTCTGCCAAACAGGAAAGGGTGTACATAAATGAAATTTAGTGAGTATACGTATACACGTCCGAATCTGGAACACATCAAGACATCTTTCCGTGAGCTGTTGAGCGGTTTTGAAGCTGCAGCAACGGTTGAAGAACAGAGTGGGTTCATGGATCAGATTAACGCGCTGCGCAGTGATTTTGAGACACAAGCCCAATTGGTCTACATCCGTTATTCCATTGATACCAATGATGAGTTTTACAAGGCGGAGAACGAATTTCTGGATGAGAATGCACCCATTGTGCAGGAATATATTACGGATTTTTACCGTGCACTGGTTAACTCCAAATTCCGCAATGAGTTGGAACAAAAATGGGGTTCACAGCTGTTCCAACTGGCAGATCTTTCACTGAAAACATTCAGCCCGGAAATTATTGAAGAACTCCAGAAGGAGAACAAACTTTCCACAGAATACAATCAATTGATCGCATCCGCCAAAATTCCGTTCGAAGGTGAAGAACGCACGTTGCCACAGCTTCATCCATTTGAACTGTCCACGGATCGCTCCATGCGTGAGCGTGCTTCGGAAGCCAGATACACTTTCATGGCTGAACATGAGGCTGAATTCGATCGCATTTACGATGAACTGGTTAAAGTACGTACGCAGATCGCGAAGAAACTGGGCTATCCAAGCTATGTGGAACTCGGCTATGATCGCATGAACCGTACAGATTACAACGCCGAGATGGTTGCCAACTTCCGTGCACAAGTTCGCGATTATATCGTGCCTGTGGCGACCAAGCTCAGAGAGCGCCAGCGTAATCGGATCGATGTGGATACATTGTATTATTACGATCAGGGCTTCAGCTTCAAGACGGGTAACCCGACACCTAAGGGTGACGCGGACTGGATTATCGAACATGGTAAAAAAATGTACGCTGAATTATCGCCAGAGACGGATGCATTTTTCCAGATGATGACCGAAAACGAGCTTATGGATCTGGTAAGCAAAAAAGGTAAACAGGGCGGCGGATATTGTACGTTCCTGAACGATTACAAAGTGCCGTTTATCTTCTCCAACTTCAACGGTACATCCGGTGATATCGATGTATTGACGCATGAAGCAGGTCATGCTTTCCAAGTGTATGAGAGCCGTGATTTTGCAGTGCCTGAATACAACTGGCCGACATATGAATCGGCTGAGATTCATTCCATGAGTATGGAGTTCTTCACATGGCCGTGGATGCAGTTGTTCTTCAAGGAAGATACGGACAAGTACAAGTTTGATCACCTGTCTTCCGGTCTGTTGTTTATTCCGTATGGTGTAGCTGTGGATGAATTCCAGCATTTTGTGTATGCGAACCCGGATGCAACTCCAACGGAGCGTAAGCAGGCATGGCGCAACATTGAGAAGACCTATCTGCCACACATCAATTACAAAGATAATGCGTATTTGGAGCAAGGTGGTTTCTGGCATAAGCAGGGTCACATTTTCTCATCGCCATTCTATTACATTGACTATACCTTGGCACAAATCTGTGCATTCCAGTTCTGGAAACGCAGCAATGAGGACATGAAGTCCGCATGGGCCGACTATTTGACATTGTGCAAAGCGGGAGGAAGCCTGTCCTTCACTGGATTGGTTGAACTGGCTGGATTGAACTCACCATTCGAGGATGGCTGTGTATCCTCCGTAATTGGCGATATCGAGGCATGGCTTGACGGCGTGAACGATAAGGCGCTGTAAGCCTTCGTAAGGATGCTTTTAGTGAAAGTACCCAGTAAGGTATAAGTAGTGGATAAAGCTTTAAGATAGATAAGCAAGACGGCTTGGAGACCTTCGGGTGTCTGGGCCGTCTTTTTCATTATAGGTAAAAATCAACCTTCAGTGTAACATTTATCGGACTCATTGTGATTTATTTCACTATATCTGAAAACGGATTCAGTTACAATGGAGATAGTAAATCAGGGGTTACAGGAGGCTGGTTCAAATGGCAACACATGCATATTATGTTCCGCCCGTGAACTTGATGGGTAGAGGTTGTTTACAGGAAGCAGGTCAGATGATTGAACAGATGGGTATCCGCAAGGCGCTGGTTGTAAGTGATCGTCAATTGATTACTTCAGGTGTTGCAGAGCAGGTACTGTCTATACTAAGAAAATCAGGGTTAGACTATGTAGTATATGATGAGGTTCAGCCTAATCCAACATGTCAGAATGTACATGATGGACTACAAGTATTCCAGGATCATGGCTGTGACGCCATTATATCGATAGGCGGAGGTTCACCGCAGGATGCTGCCAAAGGGATTGGTATTGTAGCTACGAACGGTGGGCATATCCGTGAATATGAAGGACTGCATCAATCGAAACATAAGTCCGTACCACTTGTGGCTTTTAACACAACAGCGGGCACATCGAGCGAGGTGACAATTAACTACGTGATTACAGATGAGGAACGTAAAGTGAAGATGGTGATGGTAGACCGCAACAGTCTGGTCTCCCTGTCGGTTAATGATCCGGAGCTGATGCTCAGCAAACCTGCAAGTCTCACAGCGGCAACAGGAATGGATGCCTTGACCCATGCCGTAGAAGCGATGGTTACACCGGGTGGATTTACAGTGACAAGTGCGACAGCTGCAGCAGCTGTTGAACTGATCTTTGAATATTTGCCAAGAGCCGTGAGAGACGGCAGTGATCTGGAAGCGCGGGAACATATGACGTATGCGTGTTTCCTTGGCGGGATTGCGTTTAATAATGCGGGTCTGGGTTATGTTCATGCGATGGCACATCAACTGGGTGGCGTATATGATCTGCCGCACGGTGTGTGTAACGCAATGTTACTCCCCTACGTGGAAGAGTTGAACGCCAAGCATGTACCCGGCAAATTCCGTCATATTGCTAAGGCAATTGGTATGGATGTGAAAGGCAGAAGCGATGAGGAGTGTTCAGATTACGTCATTGAGGCCATACGTCAGCTATCGAAGGAAGTCGGGATCCCTGAGAAACTGTCTGAACTGGGTGTAAAAGATCCCGATGTGGAACTGCTTGCCGATAACGCGATGAAAGATGCCTGTGCACCAGGCAATCCCTATCAACCGTCCAAGGATGAAGTGATGGATCTGTTCCGCAAAATTATATAGACTGTTTCAGAAACGGATACACCAAAGTACGATCCTGTTGAAGCTATAGGATCATGGACCAAGCATGGTCAGAAAATA
This window contains:
- a CDS encoding metallophosphoesterase family protein — protein: MRRCVISDIHGCYDEFNALLKLADYNPQQDELILLGDYVDRGPSSKQVIEQIMQLQQQHHIMVIKGNHDAMMVKALTQDVEQYDQHWIRNGGLQTMASYLDLELTFDEKQIDWEAYAEAKKWIRTHYEHHLRFLEQLPLVYEIPGYIFVHAGINPDIENWRSQSERDFIWIRESFYSRPTTIRETVVFGHTPVKHLHDETGIWFDPSGDKIGIDGGCAYGAQLNLLEIREDGSLQTFFVRQGQSAEEPEI
- a CDS encoding manganese-dependent inorganic pyrophosphatase, which translates into the protein MEKALIFGHKNPDTDTICSAIAYADLKTKLGQDVEAVRLGEVNGETQFALDQFKIAAPRLIKTAANEVNKVILVDHNERQQSVSDIEEVTVVEVIDHHRIANFETSGPLYFRAEPVGCTATILNKMYKENGIEVSAPIAGLMLSAIISDSLLFKSPTCTEQDVAAARELAAIAGVDADTYGLDMLKAGADLSQKTIAELISLDAKEFVMGQSKVEIAQVNAVDVNDVLVKQPELEAAIEAIISSKGLDLFVFVVTDILNNDSVALAYGTSTKAVEKAYNVTLSDSRAILKGVVSRKSQIVPVLTEAFNTL
- the infC gene encoding translation initiation factor IF-3, translating into MIKNEKIKAAEVQLTGLNGEDLGVMSTQEALLLAKQHKVDLVCLSLMTSPPPCKLIGAGAAKAEAQQAKKKASKSPDKRKVKEIRLNLAMEDHDRDTKQSQAERILKKGDSVKLVIQVHGAKEGVAGKEWAEQLSKSLAEFGSKTTGVQVSGKQVVVQLDPIA
- a CDS encoding protein-glutamine gamma-glutamyltransferase, with product MIIVANQLAQLNRSEWSDFEWYWLQQLQDRPTRYVYQSMDHLRFEWDLRGSLVDAAEGLDRSGVSFASFEKSRCNPAYWNRNAEGGFELRSNVTPADGIRDIWRNGHLYAFECATATVIVLYGGVLGSIREDAFNSLFRNLLLFDWHYDSDLRLTEKNGSETALPGDVLYFKNPDVSPETPEWQGENTFMLRENWYYGHGIGIARGEDIIRTLNQFRVPGSRVSAYLMDMVIYPDFFYLSRFAKNNQNNMAAGSTPVLPGQLYVRLGGSRYLRS
- a CDS encoding PAS domain S-box protein, with the protein product MSKSITESRSLFEQLYTHAPIGIAVASHVNGRWLQLNPAFCEMLAYSEDELIDTSVIHMIYEEDLHMEDFRSKFWEMTHETSPMYETEVRLKRKDGSLLWATISACIVRDETNGEPLYLLVQAADITKQKDAEEILIVQRKQLEESSRISRLLAESSLDLIAIHDADSSRTFKYVSNACKSMLGYELEEVIGKPGTFVIYPEDVPLVEAYVEEQRKGLAPKRLNYRLLHKDGSTVWADTITHYVYDDSGELMEMIAVTRDITASQQQQLSMQEYRSLFDCNPLGVASLDLEGNLLKANMGQEQLTGHTKEELLSRPFDHLIDPVDLEKTRYHFEETVKGNAQSYEVGLIHKNGQRIETNVINVPIILEEKVVGVYGITSDITESKRYVEEIENLSYERALILNGMSEGVIGLDLDGNLNFANPAAAEIMNFCPSEMNGKPLEQMMIQMQSDGIPYPSKDTPILQAVREGRGLPRTESVFWRQDGSSFLAEFQLKPIMDQGRTRGAVLVFRDMTSVKDIIRAKEAAEHADRAKSEFLAIMSHELRTPLNGIMGMAHLLMETELDDEQKGFTEIMIDSGESLLYILNEILDFSKIEAGKMDLERAPVDIKAMLGGVIELFALKASEKNIELYCEMSDHIPERIRGDETRIRQILINLVGNAVKFTEQGRIKVSVGADFSDEHGQDKLMLTFKVRDTGIGIPIEKQHQLFQSFSQLDPAINRKFGGTGLGLAISKKLVELMGGAIGVQSEIGEGAEFQFTLVVERWLEESNDPIKITANDELQLDRASLAHDIKILIAEDQTVNSHLLEEMLRKFGGVCDIVENGAQAVDSLNKVQYDLVFMDIQMPVMDGIEATCHIRQSHPEIPVIAAITAFAGAGDREKCLKCGMQDFISKPFHSTEISRVLNTWVPYIRSQRIT
- a CDS encoding M3 family oligoendopeptidase, whose amino-acid sequence is MKFSEYTYTRPNLEHIKTSFRELLSGFEAAATVEEQSGFMDQINALRSDFETQAQLVYIRYSIDTNDEFYKAENEFLDENAPIVQEYITDFYRALVNSKFRNELEQKWGSQLFQLADLSLKTFSPEIIEELQKENKLSTEYNQLIASAKIPFEGEERTLPQLHPFELSTDRSMRERASEARYTFMAEHEAEFDRIYDELVKVRTQIAKKLGYPSYVELGYDRMNRTDYNAEMVANFRAQVRDYIVPVATKLRERQRNRIDVDTLYYYDQGFSFKTGNPTPKGDADWIIEHGKKMYAELSPETDAFFQMMTENELMDLVSKKGKQGGGYCTFLNDYKVPFIFSNFNGTSGDIDVLTHEAGHAFQVYESRDFAVPEYNWPTYESAEIHSMSMEFFTWPWMQLFFKEDTDKYKFDHLSSGLLFIPYGVAVDEFQHFVYANPDATPTERKQAWRNIEKTYLPHINYKDNAYLEQGGFWHKQGHIFSSPFYYIDYTLAQICAFQFWKRSNEDMKSAWADYLTLCKAGGSLSFTGLVELAGLNSPFEDGCVSSVIGDIEAWLDGVNDKAL
- a CDS encoding iron-containing alcohol dehydrogenase translates to MATHAYYVPPVNLMGRGCLQEAGQMIEQMGIRKALVVSDRQLITSGVAEQVLSILRKSGLDYVVYDEVQPNPTCQNVHDGLQVFQDHGCDAIISIGGGSPQDAAKGIGIVATNGGHIREYEGLHQSKHKSVPLVAFNTTAGTSSEVTINYVITDEERKVKMVMVDRNSLVSLSVNDPELMLSKPASLTAATGMDALTHAVEAMVTPGGFTVTSATAAAAVELIFEYLPRAVRDGSDLEAREHMTYACFLGGIAFNNAGLGYVHAMAHQLGGVYDLPHGVCNAMLLPYVEELNAKHVPGKFRHIAKAIGMDVKGRSDEECSDYVIEAIRQLSKEVGIPEKLSELGVKDPDVELLADNAMKDACAPGNPYQPSKDEVMDLFRKII